A single window of Hirundo rustica isolate bHirRus1 chromosome 16, bHirRus1.pri.v3, whole genome shotgun sequence DNA harbors:
- the OGFR gene encoding opioid growth factor receptor, which produces MASLASWFTVRAEEDEAEDEANLWKYDSTWEGEEEEEDGGGGEPEGAAAEEPEDAGEQPGQGRARGCRHGQDESSNSSLLSWRGFQCSGRRNWTAARDLQRYRNHYPDLKEPENEEEEEMWNLSFYKNEIAFVPHGVLIETLLSSWGDKYETLEENHSYIQWLFPLREHGMNWRARPLTCQEIQAFRKSKEVMDRFIRAYKLMLGFYGINLVNEETGELERAENWRERFENLNRFSHNNLRITRILKCLGEMGYEDYQVHLVKFFLTETLVEETLPNVKRSALDYFLFTVRSKEKRRELVHYAWQHFKPQSSFVWGPRDKLQKYRPRSAKPQLHQRPEDKQDTPCADSVGKGQNRCPEVEQRAGDAAELQPEMRDEHVKEKMSKCGLKVGDGEEEKEASLAQLEEKDLKSEAEEVQGTAENDCTKESKKRKLNSNLADAKGDGSLKNSADIENISHNLGECAIDAEVPSSEPVSQAEENEEALKEDDSSTKEPAAPEATDAAVKRRKVDKRTLRSKPVNLAINLSMGPPGSAAKENPAAANGEAGIENGSEKNTAVEVPGEKEGGGGDEGDGAVRPPAASRLPRTACTAPVKDDWKSGGDGESAGVDQHHCNSKLLGGKSELDGVGQQEKAGEKGQAEDADKKQAPESREQSMTPTHPEENSAEVPPEKCEGSESAAQPGGEQGAAE; this is translated from the exons CGGAGGAGCCGGAGGATGCGGGGGAGCagccggggcagggccgggcgcGGGGCTGCCGGCACGGCCAG GATGAAAGCTCAAATTCCTCACTGCTGTCTTGGAGGGGTTTTCAG TGCAGCGGGAGGCGCAACTGGACTGCGGCGAGAGACCTGCAGAGATACAGAAACCATTACCCA GATTTGAAAGAACCAGAgaatgaggaggaagaggagatgtGGAACTTGAGCTTTTATAAAAATGAGATTGCTTTTGTGCCCCATG gTGTGCTTATTGAAACTCTGCTTTCATCTTGGGGGGACAAGTATGAAACCCTGGAAGAAAACCATTCCTACATCCAGTG GCTGTTCCCTTTACGTGAACATGGGATGAACTGGCGTGCCAGGCCTCTCACCTGTCAAGAAATCcag GCCTTTAGGAAGTCCAAGGAAGTTATGGACAGGTTTATCCGTGCTTACAAGCTCATGCTGGGGTTTTACGGAATCAACCTGGTCAATGAAGAAACTGGAGAACTtgagagagcagagaactgGCGCGAACGATTTGAAAACTTGAACAG GTTCAGCCACAACAATTTGAGGATTACTCGCATCCTGAAGTGCCTGGGGGAGATGGGATATGAAGACTATCAAGTGCACTTGGTCAagtttttcctcacagaaactCTCGTTGAGGAGACATTACCAAATGTCAAGAGAAGTGCCTTGGATTACTTCCTGTTCACTGTcagaagcaaagagaagaggagagaaCTCGTCCACTACGCTTGGCAGCACTTCAAACCTCAGAGCAGCTTTGTGTGGGGACCTCGTGACAAACTGCAGAAGTACAGACCCCGCTCTGCCAAGCCACAGCTGCACCAAAGGCCTGAGGATAAACAGGACACTCCATGTGCTGATTCTGTGGGGAAGGGTCAGAACCGGTGTCCAGAGGTGGAACAGAgagctggagatgctgcagAGTTGCAGCCTGAAATGCGTGATGAACATGTAAAGGAGAAGATGAGCAAATGTGGTTTGAAGGTAGGGGATggtgaagaggagaaagaagctTCACTTGCccagctggaggaaaaggatttaaaaagtGAAGCTGAAGAAGTGCAAGGTACAGCAGAGAATGACTGCACGAAGGAGAGcaagaagagaaaactgaacTCAAATTTGGCAGATGCTAAAGGGGATGGATCGTTGAAAAACTCTGCTGATATTGAAAACATTTCCCATAATCTGGGAGAGTGTGCAATTGATGCAGAGGTCCCCTCCTCAGAGCCAGTCTCCCAGGCAGAAGAGAATGAGGAAGCACTGAAGGAAGATGATTCAAGCACCAAAGAGCCGGCGGCGCCGGAGGCCACGGACGCAGCTGTGAAACGCAGGAAAGTTGATAAAAGAACATTGAGAAGCAAACCTGTCAACTTGGCCATAAACCTGAGCATGGGgcccccaggctctgctgccaaggaaaatcctgctgctgctaaCGGTGAGGCTGGGATAGAAAATGGCAGTGAGAAGAACACAGCTGTGGAAGTGCCAGGTGAAAAggagggtggtggtggtgatgagGGTGATGGGGCTGTGAGACccccagctgcttccaggctccccaggactgcctgcactgctccagTGAAGGACGACTGGAAGTCAGGTGGAGATGGAGAATCAGCAGGGGTTGATCAGCACCACTGCAACAGCAAACTCCTGGGGGGTAAAAGTGAACTAGATGGGGTAGGACAACAGGAAAAGGCAGGTGAAAAAGGACAAGCAGAAGACGCAGACAAGAAGCAAGCTCCAGAGAGTCGTGAGCAGAGCATGACACCCACTCATCCTGAAGAAAACAGTGCTGAGGTCCCACCAGAAAAATGTGAAGGCTCTGAGAGCGCAGCACAGCCtggtggagagcagggagcagcagagtga
- the COL9A3 gene encoding collagen alpha-3(IX) chain yields MAGFSALGLLSLCQLLATASAQSLPRIGPQGPPGPPGPPGPSGKDGIDGEPGPPGLPGPPGPKGAPGKPGAAGEAGLPGLPGVDGLTGTDGPPGPNGPPGDRGALGPAGPPGPAGKGLPGPPGPPGPSGLPGGHGFRGPSGPFGLPGFPGPPGPPGPPGLPGALPDGGGDLQCPALCPPGPPGPPGIPGFKGHTGHKGEPGEVGKQGEKGSPGPPGPPGVPGGVGLQGPRGLRGLPGPMGPAGDRGDIGFRGPPGIPGPPGKAGDQGSKGPQGFRGPKGDTGKPGPKGNLGARGLIGEPGMPGKDGRDGAPGLDGEKGDAAPMGAPGEKGPNGLPGLPGRAGIKGSKGEPGSPGETGEAGPSGEPGIPGDAGIPGERGLPGPRGATGPLGLQGPPGARGVRGFQGPKGASGEPGLPGPTGIRGEAGDRGPVGVPGPKGNQGIAGADGLPGDKGELGPFGPPGQKGEPGKRGELGPKGVQGPNGTAGAPGIPGHPGPMGNQGERGVPGIPGKPGPPGKEASEQHIRELCGEMINEQIAQLAANLRKPLAPGMTGRPGPAGPPGPPGTTGSVGHPGPRGPPGYRGPTGELGDPGPRALGRRDQNSLVEL; encoded by the exons ATGGCTGGATTCTCTGCTCTtgggctcctctccctgtgtCAGCTCTTGGCCACAGCATCAGCTCAG TCCCTTCCGAGAATTGGACCACAAGGCCCTCCTGGACCACCAGGACCCCCTGGACCATCTGGCAAGGACGGCATTGAT GGAGAGCCAGGCCCTCCTGGTTTGCCAGGCCCACCT GGGCCAAAAGGTGCGCCGGgaaagcctggagctgcaggtgaaGCTGGATTGCCTGGCCTTCCTGGAGTGGAT GGTTTAACAGGAACTGATGGCCCACCTGGCCCAAATGGGCCTCCAGGAGACCGT GGTGCATTGGGACCTGCTGGGCCGCCTGGACCAGCT GGCAAAGGGCTACCCGGACCTCCA GGCCCTCCAGGACCCAGCGGGCTGCCAGGAGGACATGGATTTCGGGGCCCTTCT gGACCCTTTGGTCTGCCAGGATTCCCGGGGCCTCCTGGACCACCTGGGCCTCCA GGTCTTCCAGGAGCCCTTCCTGACGGTGGTGGGGACCTTCAG tgcccagctctgtgcccaccAGGGCCCCCAGGCCCCCCAGGAATTCCAGGCTTCAAG GGACACACTGGTCACAAAGGGGAGCCTGGTGAAGTAGGAAAACAAGGAGAGAAG GGTAGCCCTGGCCCTCCCGGCCCCCCAGGAGTTCCCGGCGGCGTCGGTCTGCAG GGCCCAAGAGGACTAAGAGGCCTCCCTGGTCCGATGGGTCCAGCTGGCGacaga GGTGACATTGGATTCAGAGGCCCACCCGGAATCCCAGGACCGCCAGGGAAAGCT GGAGACCAAGGGAGCAAAGGACCTCAGGGATTCCGGGGGCCCAAAGGTGACACT GGCAAACCTGGACCAAAAGGAAACCTGGGGGCTCGTGGACTCATAGGAGAACCT GGCATGCCTGGCAAGGATGGGCGGGATGGAGCTCCTGGACTCGATGGTGAGAAG GGTGACGCAGCTCCCATGGGTGCTCCTGGAGAGAAGGGGCCCAACGGACTTCCT ggtctGCCTGGAAGAGCAGGTATTAAAGGCTCAAAGGGTGAACCA ggcagcccTGGAGAGACGGGAGAGGCAGGTCCCTCTGGAGAGCCAGGCATCCCG ggcgACGCTGGCATTCCTGGTGAGAGAGGTCTGCCAGGGCCCAGAGGAGCAACT GGACCCCTCGGCCTCCAAGGCCCCCCAGGAGCCCGCGGTGTCCGAGGTTTCCAG GGGCCCAAAGGTGCCAGTGGTGAGCCTGGCCTTCCTGGCCCGACTGGGATCCGTGGAGAGGCGGGTGACAGG ggTCCTGTTGGTGTTCCTGGGCCCAAGGGGAACCAG GGCATTGCTGGAGCAGATGGCCTCCCAGGTGACAAAGGAGAGCTG GGTCCCTTTGGACCCCCTGGCCAAAAAGGAGAG ccaggaaaaagaggagagCTTGGTCCAAAAGGTGTCCAAGGACCTAACGGGACAGCTGGAGCCCCAGGGATCCCAGGACATCCAGGACCCATGGGGAACCAGGGGGAGAGGGGTGTCCCTGGCATCCCAGGAAAACCTGGACCCCCT GGCAAAGAGGCCAGTGAGCAGCACATCAGAGAACTCTGCGGGGAAATGATCAATG AGCAAATTGCACAGTTGGCTGCTAACCTGAGgaagcccttggctcctggAATGACGGGACGGCCTGGCCCAGCTGGGCCCCCAGGTCCTCCTGGGACCACGGGAAGTGTTGGGCACCCTGGTCCTCGTGGGCCCCCTGGATACAGAGGGCCAACAGGAGAGCTTGGTGATCCTGGACCCAGAG CACTGGGGAGAAGAGATCAGAACTCCTTGGTGGAGCTCTAG